The DNA sequence gaatcctgggaagtgtagtttgtggagggtgctgagaattgttaggagactgacagagctccagtgcccaCAGAgggttaacagtcagctcctcttctggagattgtagctctgtgaggggaacagggcttctcctagcaactctcagcccccttcactaactacactttccaggattctttggggaagccatgactgtttaaagtggaataaaggtctggcgtggatgtggccagggacagctttggtttaaatctgggtgggagactatatgtgcctgctgcagaataaaaaggtgggggaaaccccccCAAATAAGGATACAATtaacagtgtttttcttttggaaaggaaagcgtctctccctctgcccaatgccgacccacccaatctcctcccctccctgtccccacCCGGCCCCAGGACAATTTCACCAATCCtgagcataattgcacaggactaaatcccattgaactcaataagcatgcaaatgatcaaatttgcccctttactcttccctcctatcccctccctcctgccccttccttcccccttcccccttctcccctcttccctcccaactctcccccttttccctccctctctcccttcccctctgaaattcttccaagctataaaagaagtggattggactgtgaaagaccaacccaaattgtgtttgcattttgacaactgtgTAGGGCAGTgtaatatatcagagaggagggcaggtctcctTCCCCTGGTGCagtcactgtagctgcccaatttctctgctttttaaagtctgatagaaatacctgttggctataagtacatccTTAAACCACAAGTGTtctttgcgtattagtgaatagtaATAAGAAGACTTTAATAATGTTCCCAAACATATTAAATGCCCCCCTTTGTTCTTCTCTAGCCATCAGCCCTTCATTACATTGCACACTTATCTCACCTGGAGATCCTCATATTTCGGTGGGCTCATTGCTGGGTCCATTGAGTACTGGAGTGGAAGAGAGACCTCATTGTCCTCTGGCATCGTGGGGGCAGCGTCTGCAGAGTGTGACACGAGGCACACTATTTATTCCATGGCACTGAATAATCTCTGCCTCCCAGGAGATGCAAAAGGCCCGCAGAGGCATACTTGTCAGGCAGCCTTGACCCCAGgtgagaggggaggaagaggaagagagatgGTCCTACCTGCTTGCTCATCATTGATGCATTTTGACAGCGCTCTTGCAATTGCACAAACCAGTAATAGACATGCAACGACGATGGCAATGATCCTCAAGTCTGAGAGTTCTCCACTGTAACCTGCAACTAGTGATAAGAGTCTCTTGGAATACACCGGAAGAACAGCCACCAAAGTGGACCCCTCCCCTCATGGCTGAGAGCAGCAGAATAAATGAGAAAAGATAAGTCAATGGGCCACTCGGTTCCATTTGGACataggaagctcactgggtcatgAGTCAGGTCACTgggccatctagcttagtactggcCAGGGGTGTCATTGCCTGGgggctcagggggtcttagacccctcacttttttgggagcagggtccctatgtctccagcatcctacaagccaatcaacatgaaaagggggggttagccactgagaagcatCTTCTATTATGCTTCTTTATCtgcttctgctgattggagccaatcaaagtgacatgaggtgagtcagccactgagaagactcttctcagtagctaactctcccCTTTCAGGAGGGCTGTGGTTACCCCCGATCCTGCTCAGAAACATTCAAGGAAGAGAGTATGCTTACACAAACACCTCTCCTTGAATCCCTAATCTTAAGGGATATTCTGAATATTCTCCACCCCAAGCAAACCCTGTGGGTAATGAAGGGAAGGGCACATTGCCCACCTTCCTTGCTTTGGCAGATTTGGAGCAAGTTGAAGGAGGCTTTCGCTCGATCTGCAGAATTGCTGACCAGGCAGGTGAACGGGGAGTCAGAAGAGCCTTCTTGTCAAGTGACGTGGAGTTCCCAGCCACTGTCAGGAAGCTGGTACTCATCCAAACTTTCTGCTAAGGCCCTGGGGGGATGCTGTCTTTCCCAAGAGATATTCACCTTTCCCCTTCCACATATCTGGCACTGGAGGTCTGGAGCCTAGGAAAGGCTTGAAGTCTTGACGGTGTATCCTTCGTGGTGGCACCGGCTCTGTTCAGCACAAAGGAAAGCAAGGTGAAGTTTGTGCCTCAGTGGTTGTCACTAAGTGCGTAGGGCAGGGATTTGGGCCTTCACCCTCAGAAGCCAAACgaggccctccagacattgctatcTGGCCCTTCCAAGGCCTCTACACACAAATGCACACGCCTGCACACGCACGCTCTACGtcccaccctccttgagtgcttttgcttggctgagaATGTGCCCTCGAACTCTGAATGGGGGGTTGGAGAGGGGGCTGTGTGACGGTGTGTTGGAAAGTAACTTCCTGTACAAGGGTAGAATTCACATCCAGTGCTCTGCCTCCGTTTTTGCCCCTGAACCTGCccgccactgccatgtggcccttaGAAGGTTCTCTGAAGGGAAGGCGGCcctggagctggaaaagattccccaccctctCCCATGCGCATCCTATTCCATGCCTGGCTCTACAGCAGATTGACAAGGATTGTGAAGACAATTCCTTACTGTAAACAGTGAGGCGGAAATTCTGATGTTGAAACTCTGTCGTGTTCAACCAAACACGCGCTGTATAGATTCCTTCATCCTCCATCGCCAGCCTCTTGATCCTCAGTGTGGCCTCATCAGCCATCCCCAGACGTCGTCCGAACATGTTCCTGATCAGTACTTGGCTCTTCCACGAGGTCTCACCTTGTCTTGCCAGACGTTCAGCCCAGCTGCTGAGATTTTTCTCAGTCCTCAACATGTTCTCAGAAATCATGTTCATGTGTTTTTTAAACTCTTGGCTGAAATCTGGCTGCTCCAGTTTTCCATCTCTGAACTCAGCAAAGTGATAGGGCTTCCCGCTTTTGGGGTGAACCAGGTCCCATTCAATTTTCTGCACCGTTACACCTAGGGATATGTTTGCACGAAGCAAGACGGATCCTCCGAGGGCCCCCTTCACCTGATGGAGGGGATTCTCCGCTGCATGACTTAAAGTTCCTGCACGGGGtcagggagagagacagaaaattCATTTGctgaatttacatcctgcccttcttcctgaaggagcccagggtgggaactATATCcacaacaaaacaatttttaaaaagcgatcctgaaaacagttaaaacattctaaaaatagttacaGTTGAAATATTCTCCCATCCACCGATCTCAGGCTTGACAGGAATCTTTCAGCCCTCACATGCCTGGGTACAtgggattgtttttaaatttctcctgtagGTCAATAATGAGGAAGACAGGTGcagctcaccagggagggcatccTCAAATGGGgccctgccactgaaaaggccctgtcacaggggAGAGCCAACCATTCAGCCCTCGGTGGTGGCACCACCTGCTGATCGTAGGGTCCAAGGTGGGCATTATGTGCTGATGCTAACAGCCTGGATTAGGCCTAGTAGCtcaccggcaaccagtgcagccctttcaggactggtgacactcTCTTGAACTCCCATCCAACATCAAACCAGCACCATGCACTATGAGGGGACTGCCTTCGCTGCCCATCAGCTGCCAAGCCATGTTCTAGGTCTTGCTGTTAGGCTAGAAAGCGCTGGACCACAGCTTGGGACCCGGTTACTTGAAAAACCGCCTGTGGGATCACTGAAATCATCTGGGGAGATTCTTCTCAGGGGATGGTACCCAACAGAATGTCATAGGGCGGTGACCCCAAAATGAGCATTTTCTGCACTGGGTGGCCCTGTACGGCGGAACACCCTTCCCTcagcgtaagaagagcctgctggatcagggcaccGGCccctctaatccagcattctgttctcagggCCCAGCCAGATGCTTGCGGGATGATGAACTTAAAGCACCCCTTTTCAAACCAGGACACATTTCGCAATCCTTTCTTATGCTAAAATTATGCTAAAGTGTATTCCACTGAACTCTGTTTTCTTGAGGCGATGATCGAGGCCGTGAATGTTCTTTGCTGTGGGGTGTGTCTGCGGGAGTGTTAAGGTAGTAAAACTTAAaggtaatacagtagggccccactcatagagGGGGTTACGTTCcgggcccccgctgtaaagcgaaaaccggtgtaaagcggatcccattgacttacattgaccaacatggtgcccggaggcaaaaaaagccataaaagcggaacaagcgttGTAaggcggggcctttctacaattgacaaccgctgtattagcggaacgctgtaaagcgaagtgctgtaaagcagggccctactgtagtactcatgcttttaaagatgtttttaagatgttttaacatattttccaagatgttttgttttaatatgttttcaagtcttttgtttttaacatctttagagtgcttttagtgtttttgtttgccaccctgggcccctactggaaggaagggtggggtatgataatgataataataataataatacctttataaatatatacacaaataagttttatttatatatttaattatattacatttataacccacctttcctccaatgagctcaaggtggcataaaaacatggttttccccctcctgattttctcctcacaacaaccctgtgaggtaggttaggctgagagatacattgactagcccaaggtcacccagtgagcttcatggccaaatggggatttgaaccctgatctcccagtcCAACAGACCTTCTCAGACTCACAGCCATCAAAGATTAAtagcatgcatttatttatttttaatgttgctgaTTTATGTTAATCAATAAGTTTAAACTgaatatgctttttttaaaaaaaatagtgtttGGTTTGAAAAATCTGAATGTGACatatatttttgttattaaaatgtttactttAAATAAATGATGTATTGATTTCACTTCCTTTTTTACGTGTTTTCAGTCAACATTCTGCTGGTTTTTGTTATAGTATTAATCCACACAGCAATGGCCAAAGCGAAATATGTTGCTCCCCCCAAGGAAAAGTGAACAATCCGATCTTTATAAACTTTAATGGGGGAGATCTTGCGGATGGCCGGGGTCATTTACATAGAGACAATGAATTTAAATCTTTTGCTTTGCTTCCCGCTTCTGGGGGCGGATAGCACCTTGACAGTGAAAAATAAATAATGCCCATTATGTAAAAGGTGATCATTTCATCATCAGGGGAATCGAAAACACTAATGTTATCTTTGCAAATTGCCAAACCAGGCTGAGATCATACAAATGTAACGAtatgcaaacaattccaaagaggaagaaaaatggaagacatcggaaaaagccaatgtggctacacggaagactggtggaggaggtaaaagtaaaaaagagcatgtataaagaatggaaggaaggacgcatcaccaaggaagagtaccgacgagcggctcgggcttgcaggaatagcgtaaggaaagctaaaacccagaatgagctgaggctggcgagggaagcgaggaacaacaaaaaggggtttttcagatatgttcgaagcaagagaaagaccaaggaaatggtgggactgctgctcaatgaggatggcaaaatgttgacagataacgaggaaaaagcagaactgctcaacacctattttgcctccgttttctcccaaaaagggaacagtgtgcaaccttgcatcggtagcaatctcagtaaggggtcgactcgggactgcagttcgagattgataaggagatagtcaggaaatacctagttaacctaaatgagttcaaatctccagggcctgatgaactgcatcccagaataTTGAACGAACTTGTGG is a window from the Rhineura floridana isolate rRhiFlo1 chromosome 22, rRhiFlo1.hap2, whole genome shotgun sequence genome containing:
- the LOC133374796 gene encoding uncharacterized protein LOC133374796 isoform X2; translated protein: MNFARRTPRILLLIGLLVFSAFGTLSHAAENPLHQVKGALGGSVLLRANISLGVTVQKIEWDLVHPKSGKPYHFAEFRDGKLEQPDFSQEFKKHMNMISENMLRTEKNLSSWAERLARQGETSWKSQVLIRNMFGRRLGMADEATLRIKRLAMEDEGIYTARVWLNTTEFQHQNFRLTVYKPVPPRRIHRQDFKPFLGSRPPVPDMWKGKGYSGELSDLRIIAIVVACLLLVCAIARALSKCINDEQADAAPTMPEDNEVSLPLQYSMDPAMSPPKYEDLQFVSDTLATSDPQPDVDCSCTD
- the LOC133374796 gene encoding uncharacterized protein LOC133374796 isoform X1 gives rise to the protein MNFARRTPRILLLIGLLVFSAFGTLSHAAENPLHQVKGALGGSVLLRANISLGVTVQKIEWDLVHPKSGKPYHFAEFRDGKLEQPDFSQEFKKHMNMISENMLRTEKNLSSWAERLARQGETSWKSQVLIRNMFGRRLGMADEATLRIKRLAMEDEGIYTARVWLNTTEFQHQNFRLTVYKPVPPRRIHRQDFKPFLGSRPPVPDMWKGKVAGYSGELSDLRIIAIVVACLLLVCAIARALSKCINDEQADAAPTMPEDNEVSLPLQYSMDPAMSPPKYEDLQFVSDTLATSDPQPDVDCSCTD